ctctgcttccagtAATTTCGTTTTAataaagagaaaacgagtgCAAGTCCACATGGCGTCACACACGCAGGAAGTGACGCGGCTGAAGTCCCACGGGCACCGACCCCAGGAGAGTGCGGTGGAACTGAGTTTCCAGCCACAAGAAGGCGCCTGCAGTGGAGCGGAACGCGTAaatagagagagaaaagcataTCGGATGATAGCGTaaacgaaaaaggagaagcagcggctCGGGCGTGAATCCTCGACTTGAACAGCTGCTCCGTCACGCTCTCTGATTTTCACATGTATCTCGAACGCGGTTGCGAGCATCTCGCTTCTGCGCTGTCCCTGTTGGAGACTCGACATGTCTTCCGGACTCTCTAGCTCACTGTATGCTCAGCATCCAACCAGAAGAACGGATTGCTCCAAGAGACACTACGAAATGGAAATCGAACACAAAGACTTTCCAGATCTCGACGAGTGGCCAAATGTCTCCTGAGCCTCCCGTCCACCTCGTGTGCCAGCTCACTGCTTCTCTGTGCCATCTCGTGATGTGTGTCATGTGCGCAGTGAGCTGAGTGAATGATACGAGACTCTTCCTATACTTCTGTAAACTACCTTTCTCTAGGGCAAATGTGCGACGAGTTGGACAGTTGGTTGAGATCGGATGCCGGTGATGCGAGTTCGCGCGTACAGACAGCAACTGCTTCGCACAGAAACGCCTGGCTGAACCATCTTTGTAAACCACCCGCGACTTCGTTCTGTCTTGCCTTTGTCCAGGAAGAGTTCGAGAGAAGCTATCCTCTCCATACGCCCATTCAAGTTCGCTCCACACGCACAAACGAGAAGTTCAGCGTCCAACTCGAAGACGTCCTCGGCGCAGGTGGCTACGGAGTCGTTTTCTCAGTAAGGCCCTTTTTGACTTCTGAAAGAAAACATCTTTCCCTCATCCCGAGAAACGGTGTCTCTCGGTCTAGAATTGCGCTTTTTCGTCGAGCGTGAGACCGGCAGAACTCGGCGGTTGGCATGACTACGCTTGTCTCTCAGTTGTTCTTTTCACGCCGTTTTCACGGGGTGTCGTTTTTTCCGATTGCGCGTCTGATgtgacaggagagagaacgcgatTGGAGCGTTCTGCCTCATTCAGTGTTGCGCGTGAGCGGTGGAGAGAACATCAAAACGTACATCTGCTGTTCTTTTCATCATACACTGTGGACTGGGGGTGACTGACGTCTCTGTGAAAGGGAGAGCGGTATCAACGTGTGAGAAGGCCGACGGCGATGCAATGGTAGGCGGCAAaacctgcatgcgcttgctGAACAGGCACGAGACCTCAGGACAGGTCAAGGCATCGCTCTGAAGGTCTTCCGCATTCGCCCAGACCAGCGTCGggaagagagcaaagaagacGTGATTCTGAGACGTCGAGTGCAGTCGGAGTTGGCGATCTGGGAGTACGTCCCTCGAGGCATCGAACCTAAGCAATGGAGCGAAATGTCTCATTTGGTCATTCCCTTTGATGTCATCGAAGTTGTTACGCCTTGCGCGACGCCTCCGATGGATCAGACTCGATACGCGAGCGAGTGGGTCGTGATGGATCTCTTTGCAGGTGAGAAAAAAGgttcgcttctcgcgtcgaCGAAACTCCGTTAGCACCACTTCAGTTGGTATCTGAAGAGTGTGTGAGGGACCTCTCTGCAGGTCGAAAGACGATTCGTTCTTCCACGAAAGCGTTGCTGCGCGCCCAGAGTAGTTGGGGGAAGACAAAGTTGACCGCCTTGTAAAAGTACAGCAGGTACCGGCAGAGAGCAAACAGGAGCTGAGAGTGCCTGCATGTCAGACACGCTGTTCCCGATGATGGGTGAATCTCTTTTGCAGGCGATGTGGCGCGGATGCCGAAGATCATGGCGGCGGATCCAAGCGTCAAGCTGGAAGTAACGGAGCAAGTTTTTCTGTAAGGTTTGAATGAAGCGCATGTCAGGATTTTACATCGACATTGTGCAGATGGGCGCTTCTGACGCAGGGGTGCTAAAACACTTGTAGGGCAGGCGAGGAACAAACCTAATCGAAATCTAAGTTCAtaccagagagagagagaaaacagctgAACGACGCTCTGTTCAGGCTTTCATGTTcaggctgtctctgcacaaaAACGCAAGCGTTTTCTTAGACAAATGCTTGCTTTTGAGCGAGATAGCGGATGCGTTTGCTGGGGGATAAAAGCTCATGCAGTTGggtgagagagacgcatgcatttgtTCGAGCGAAAAACATGCATTAGCTCGAGATAAACGCGTATGTCTTCGTCGATCTCTTGTGACACGTTTAGACATGCGTTTCGGCTTGGTCTGAGTGTGCTTTCTGTCCAGGGCAAACATGTATTTGCATGATATGGGTCTGGTGCACTCGGACATCAAGCTCCCCAACTATTTCATCAGCATCGACGGACGAATTTTCCTCGGGGACCACTCCCTCGCAAGCGTAAGCCAATCCTGTGAACGACACTGAAGCTGGATTCTGTCCGGAACTGCAAAACGGAGGGCTCTGGCTTCGATCAGGGACAAGCAAGCAGTGCGTTGATGTCTCCTTTGGCTCGCGAGAACCTGTGGAGCGGGGCCTTCTTTGTTTACCTTGGAGTGAAGAAGCGTAAAGTAATCTGTACGTAAATTGACGAGTCAAGAACGTACAACCTTTACAAAGATTAGTTATGCTCGTCTGCGCTACTAAGCTGATAGTcggttctgcatgcacacaaatGCGTTACCATCGTAAGAGAACTTTTCCATGCATTAAAGTGCCAATGAGCCTTTTTAGTGCCAGGAGCGTCCGTTTCTGGAGGTATGTCTGCCGTTCCTTTGCGCTGCTTCGCCTTGGGAGAAAGTGAGGGAAGCCCTTTGAATCTCATCGTCTGcggtgtgtatgtgtgtgtgtgtgtaccaGCCTACTGGGGAAAATGTCCCATGCATGTGGGGAACACTCCGTTACCTTCCTCCGGAGAACATGAAATGCATCAGCGACGGCCGAAAGCGCATCATGAccacggagagaaaagacgtcTGGGCTCTAGGAGTTGTGTTATACAAACTGTGGTGCAATCAACAGTACCCGTACGAGATGGGAGAGCTGTGGTCCAAAGACCTTTTTGGtaagaaacagagaaaacagaaatcGAAGAGTGGAAACAGCGACGGCGGACTCTAGGGACAAGCCGGCGCCGACAGCATCTGTGATGTGCAACAGAGGAAGTGAACGAACGACAGAGCGAGGCGCGACAGCTTCAGATCGCGAGAAGCGCCTTGAAGACAGTGGATTGAGTTAGTGAACCGTGCCGATTCCTAACGAGAAACGCCAGTTAGGAAAAGAACGCCCCATTCGCGGTTTCAACTTTGGGGGCACACAGTGTTTCTTACAGAGGGGTACAGTCAAGGGACCACGTATCGAACTGAGCAAGGGGGTCTCTAATAATTGTAGCAGCCCAGAAACTCACTTGCCTTCTTGATATAGCGAAttcgagggagagacggactGGACGCCACGAACGGATACCGTTCCGGTGACTGCTGTTGTGGTTTCCGCTTTGTTTCAGTTCGAACGGCGCGCGCACACGTCGATGAGTTGGACCTAACTCTCTGCGATGGTCACGTCACGATCTCTATCCTGGTAAGAAAAGAGTGCGAAACGCAGCGGGAGATCCCCAAGTTTCTGAAAGTCGAACACAATTGTTACATTTTGGAAAAAGAAAGCTGAGAAGCGCCATCCGGACCTGCATCTTCTAAAAGGGTTTGCTCTAACTGAGAGAAAGCAACCACATTTCCACGGCTCCAGACGAGTGACCTGGGTGAGACCACACAGGGAGTCGTGTCAGTTTATGCTTTTAGCCTTCACTGGCTCCGATTCAAGAGAGATCCAGTACTGGGCTTCCGTTGTGCCAAGAGGTCTACGAAAAGACGGTTGTGGAGTATCGGTGGTGCACTGCGCGTCCGCATTACGGAGCTGAGCATGCATTTCAAGCGAAGAACTACTCGGTATTCGAAATTTCATGAGTATACACGAACTTAATGCATGAAAATACCAGAGTCTATGTGTTCACGTTGAGCGATCTTTGGTGGGCAATCTGCGAGTCTAGCCAGGGATTGTATCTCGATTTTGTGTCCCCTCCTCTGGGCACATCCGTTTTCTGGAGAGGCTGTTGCcttgttcgtttctccacaGAGTCTCCTCCGCACCATGCTGACCCCGAATGCCAGTCGCCGCCCAACGCTCCGAGAAATCTACAAATTCCACCCTGTCTTCAAGCAGCGGAAAAGCATGATTCTCCAAAAGAAGACTTTGGTGTCCATCTTGAAGGAAGTCGATcacaagaaaggagaaaacccGGGGGCCGGCGGTGGCGCGCAAGCAGGCAGCGACATCGgctcgacagaagaagactaGATAAAATCCTGAGGCGCAAGCTTGACACAGCGTCACCACATGAAGTGGAAAGCCAAAAGCTAGACTCCGTGCTACACAGCATAATATGGGATTCCTCAGCGTCTATAAACGACTGATCTTTTTGCTGTTGGAGGAGCTCTTATGGAGAAGGTTTGTGGGCGGAAACACGGAATACAAACAGCTCACAGCGAGCGTGATGCAGGCTCAAATGCCGACGGAAGCCTCGGACCGAGTGCGGAGCGCAACGCGGGCAAAAACTTGTCTGGATATGCGTATTTCCGTTTTGGACGCAATGCAGGAGTGATGTTGAAAAAACGGTATTTCTTTCGGCCTAACTGCGCCGCGAAGCGTGTGGAAAATCTGACAAGCTGATGTGTTGAAAAGCAGAGGGCTCAGTGCGCTATATCGGAAACGGGAGATCAGAGAAAACCAAAGACACGTGGTAGCTTGTGCAAAGTGCCCATCAGTTGACCATCTGAGAGGCGCATGATCtagaggagaaaagacagagagagtcgTGCGAACGAAACGCACAGATGAGAGGGGAGTACACGCGTATCGGTAAGACGCGTACAAAAAAGCgtcagagagaggcagataAACGGTAGTCGGGCCGGCGGGGTGCGAGGGCGGcaagaggagaggggagtGTTGCTTTATGTAGATTTGTCGCTTGGGTTTGAAATGAAGTTTTTTTGATTCAGTGTCAAAAACAGAAATGCAAATGCTGGGAAGACACCCGGGCGAGGGTACACTTGCGCCTGCTTTCAGGTGCCGCGCTGACGGTGGCACTGTGGAAGAATAAAATGCACATGTGGCGCATGTTCGATTTGTTTCGTCGATTCTTATACCATGAATTTCCCCAGAAAACTGAAACCCCTGAAGAAGCAACATCCGGTCTTGCTTTGCTGGCTAGAATTGCTTTTCTCTGGTAGCTTCCAAAACGTACCGCaaacggagaaacgaacggACTATTGGAACACGTTTGGGAGGCGGGGGCAAAGGAGCACATACAGAGAGGAATCGCTAGTCAATGAGAGCCTCGATAGGTCAAGGAAAAAGCCTTTCCAGGCGATGGTGAAAGCAAGTGACCCATGGAAGCGCACTGTTTTTGGTAGCTCGCCTGTACGGAATCTTCCGCGGTGGGTAAGTTCACTGCTCTACACACACAACGCGATTGAATCCTGGAGATTACGTCTATTTAGGCCACCACTGGACGTTTCTGATGTCCGCCTCTGGGACTGCGGTCTATGATTTTGCTGTTTTCGTTCGTAGGACGTAGAGGCGACATGCGTGAGAATGGGATCAAACGACGATTTCCAGCACAAACTCGGCTCTTCTATAGTTTGACCGCTACTACTGCGACTGTATATGTACTTACAGTAGTACTATCAAGCCTCTTCTCCCAAATAGACTTCATGGAACATCGAAAACGTGCACGTTTTATTGATATTTAACTGCTATTATACATTCATCCAAGATATATTTATCTTTCGAAGGTTCGTTCTCTCATGTATGTCCGTCCCCTTAGGGGTTTTGCTGGCGTTCTCAAGAGGAGGAGCGTTTTCCCCTGTGACCCCGTTTCCGTCGTCAATGAAGGTAAATGAAGAACGCACATATGGCAATGCTTGATTCCTCGTTTTGCCGCGACCACGAAAGGAAAGACTGTGTTCTACAGAAAGCAATTCACTGTCATGTTCGTGctaacagaaaaaaaaaattGCCCGATACAAAGACATAAGTGTAAGAGAGCAGACACTCGACGTTCGCTTCTCGGCGAattcctcctctttcgctttcgtctAATAGACTTTACCAACTCTACAAGAACATCAATTTTAATGGGGAGGGTGGATACTTTTGTTGTTTCATTCGTTCTGCGTCCCCAGGAAAGAATTGAATGACACGAGGAAGGACAACACAATGAGTAACAAACGTTGCATATTTCTCTGTCCATCCTTTGTGTACGTTTAATGCGTTTCTGTATTGTATATCATCGCATACCGCGGTACAGATCAGAACAAGAAAAGGGGGCCGTTAAGAAAAAAATGCTAAAAGAACTACAGTTTTCGCTGTGTCTTTTGTCAGTCCACAAGAACAACGGCAGCGACCTGACGAGTTGCGGCCCCTGGGGCGTCATTGATTTCTGAGGAAGTAAAAGAAAAATATTACAACTGTGCGCAACGCAAGTAGTTACCCATACCATGGTATTGTTCACAGTGAAAGAAGAATGGTACATTCCAGAGGTCACTTGCTTCGTGGAGCGAGTTGCTCCTTGACAGCACGAGTCGAGTTCTCTGTGTATCGTTGGTCCAGGGAAACGCCGGCACAATTAAATTTGCGCAGTAACTGTCAACGCTAACCGGCGTCTGTCAAATAATagactctttttctcctgtgaATTTTGGGGTACGGAGAAGCGATGCGGATGAATACTCCGCGTCCGCACCACGGAAGCGGCCTCCATGAAGACCTAGCATAGAATATTCAGATTGGCTTTACAGCTCACGTATAGTCACCTGCACTGTAGCACTCTAGTGGGCACGCATAAGCAAAATCCAGAGCTTTTCGTCGCATAAAAAGATACAACACAGTGACGCCACCTGGAAGACAGACTGTCCTTTCCGCGAAGCGTGACTCTTGACGACTTCGCAGCAGGTGAACGAAATGCCAGCAACATGCAGTCTACACGTGAAAGCCTGCAAAAAAACCACGAATATCTCCGTGGAGAGGACCACGTACACAGTGGCCGTAcctccttctttcgcgcGGGTGCAAGTGTCCATGCAAGCACAGGTGACCACAGGAGTGTATGATGCGTGTAGGCATACATGTTGAAAACCATGATCTATGCATGGGGCTTCACGGCCCTGACACCGTGTCCTCAGCAGTGCTGAGGTTTCATTCATTGCAACGCTGCCAGATTGTCCTCTTCTGAGGGAACATCTGTACACCTGCCAATGTGTCTTCGCACGAAAGCTCGTTCTGTTTTCCGGTTGGTTTTCGTGGGCACGCACAACAGAGAGCTGGGCTTCTCTTCGACCGGAGACGAATGCATCTCCGCAATCTCTCGACACGCGTCATTGCTCCGCTTTCT
This genomic interval from Toxoplasma gondii ME49 chromosome VIIb, whole genome shotgun sequence contains the following:
- a CDS encoding hypothetical protein (encoded by transcript TGME49_263215), with the translated sequence MGFLSVYKRLIFLLLEELLWRRFVGGNTEYKQLTASVMQAQMPTEASDRLACTESSAVGVLLAFSRGGAFSPVTPFPSSMKVTQNDRWFRHLDTRNSACSISVFVRGLPARRAPAFLATRRDFGISLFLSQRSGTQRSNRGKAAHHTLPFISTLSPRLP